The following are encoded in a window of Pristiophorus japonicus isolate sPriJap1 unplaced genomic scaffold, sPriJap1.hap1 HAP1_SCAFFOLD_113, whole genome shotgun sequence genomic DNA:
- the LOC139241702 gene encoding probable G-protein coupled receptor 139, with translation MMKRVLEDHTIKSGTKLMVYENVDIACLLEYITSGTNSDHHTAPQRASRNLRTADWSDTTIYQNLKKMDWNVTTNGRSFILYFNFLVAYYEELSLLLRIRYAFRIIQYIYFPVLAGVGFTVNILTIVILPRGKCGLSRCVTRYLVAMAVTDLLVIILDLILRHIPILYQKEFHFVRSFHVCNIHAVLLHAATDCSVWFTVSFTFDRFVAICCQKLKTKYCTERTAAVVLGTVTLLSGFKNIFWYFMLTRFYILDYMPWFCYITDDVLNSPVWGAITFLHYILTPCIPFALILLLNTVTARHIILASRARRQLLGASSGECPSDPEMASRRNSIILLFVISGNFILLWAVLMVNSIWTQMYFLGYDSVYIPIYVMDVGIMLQLLSCCTNTAIYAVTQTKFRQQLKNVGKYPFTLILKLIKR, from the exons atgatgaagagagtgttggaagatcacaccataaaatctggcaccaagctcatggtctacgaaaATGTAGACATAGCCTGCCTACT TGAATACATCACCTCTGGCACTAACAGCGATCATCACACTGCTCCACAGAGAGCGAGTCGGAATCTGAGAACAGCAGATTGGAGTGATACAACAATATATCAGAATCTGAAAAAaatggattggaatgttacaacaaatgGCAGGAGTTTCATCTTGTATTTTAACTTTCTTGTTGCATATTATGAGGAATTATCATTGTTATTGCGAATCCGTTATGCATTTCgtattattcaatacatttacttTCCCGTCCTTGCTGGTGTTGGTTTTACTG TTAACatcctgacgattgtgatcctgcctcgtggaaagtgcggtctctccagatgtgtcactcgctatctggtggccatggcagtgacagatctcctggtcattatcctcgacctgatactgagACACATTCCGATTCTTTATCAGAAAGAGTTCCATTTCGTGCGGTCCTTCCATGTGTGTAATATTCACgccgtcttacttcacgcagccacagattgttctgtctggttcaccgtcagtttcacctttgatcgctttgtggccatttgttgccagaagctgaaaacaaaatattgcaccgagagaacggcggctgtggttctgggaaccgtgactttgctgagcgggttcaagaacattttctggtattttatgttgacACGTTTCTATATTCTTGACTACATGCCCTGGTTTTGCTATATAACAGACGATGTTCTGAATTCACCGGTCTGGGGAGCAATCAcattccttcattatattctcaccccatgtatcccatttgctctgattctgctgctcaatactgtcaccgccaggcatattatactggccagcagagcccgcaggcaactcctgggtgccagcagtggggagtgtcccagtgacccagagatggcgagccgcaggaattccatcattttactgtttgttatctccggcaatttcatcctgttgtgggcggtgcttatggtgaattctatctggacccagatgtactttttggggtatgattctgtatatattcctatttatgtaatggacgttggaataatgctgcagctgctgagttgctgcacaaacacggcaatttatgccgtgacccagactaagttcagacagcagttgaagaatgtagggaaatatcccttcacactgattctgaaattaattaaACGATGA